The window GGAGGTTAACTAAACACGGTTAGCAATTAAATGCCATGATCAACTCGTCATTTAACACATGCTTTCCAAGCTTTGCAGTATGGTGATAGATTGGATGGCCCTTCAGGAACTGACAGTTTCCATTAATGGCAGGGAGCAAGCCAGCTTTTGCTTCTCCACTTGAGAAGATCCATCCGACGGGGGCGAATCCTGAAGGCAGTCTGGAACAGACAGGAGgccaagtcttcaagggcctggATGCCCTTCGCCTCAGCAAAGCGATGGGGCAAGGAAATGCTTCAAGTTCGCCGTCGGTATCCTGGGGCGATATGCTCACGACCCCTGGATCTAGATTTGGCTTGTCTGCTAGAGATGCGGCTATTGCTGGAACAGCTAGTGGCAACTGTGAGTTTCTTTGCTCTCAGCTATTACTTCTTTGTGCAgcgtttcttcttcttctttgcctTGATGATCATTTGCCTTGCGTTTTTGCAGCGAGAATAATGGCCATTGGTGTTTGTGGCCAGTCTGCTGATACACTTAGCTTCATCTGTGAGGGAGATGAAGCCCTAGGGTCCATGGAGGAAGTTGAAGCTCAAACTATTGGAGATCTTCTACCAACCGATGATGATTTGATATCGGGCGTTATCGATGGCTTTGAACTCTCTGGCCTGTCTATCAACCAGGATGACGCCGATGAAGATATATTTGGCACTGGAGGAGGGATGGAGCTTGAGAATGATGATTCCATTTCCATTAAAGGCGCAAGAAATCTGGAAGGATCCTCAAAGTGCCATTTTCCTGGGGAGCACCACATCAACAAATGCCCTTCCAGAACTCTTTTTGTCACAAACATCAACACCAACATTCTTGATTCTGATCTAAGAGTTCTATTTCAGGTTTTCAACTCTTTTTCCTTCTTATACTTCTTGGAAGTTCGTTTATTTTGTTGAACGCTGCCCTTTTAAACTCATATTATATCTTCACTACAGCAATATGGGGACGTACATAAGCTTTACACCTGCAAGGAACATGGGTATGTAACAGTGTCTTACTATGACATACGAGCTGCCCAAAACGCAATGAGAGCACTCCATGGCAAGCCTCTGGGGCTGGTGAAGCTTGATGTGCAATTTTGCATTCCTAAGGTAAACATACTATCAGTTACTTTCTAGTAGACATATCACGTGTTCTCTAATATCAATTTCCGCCTTTGATGTTATGTGCGGGTTATGATCTGGACGTCTATACAAATGTTTTGATGCTGTTTTGATCTGCTACTTCTGTAGGGAACTGCTTCAGATAAGGATATCAGCAAGGGAGTTTTGGTGGTGTCTAACATCGAACCTTCTGTTTCCAATGATGATCTTCTCCAAGCACTTACTGTTTATGGTGATGTGAAGGAGGTAATGGTACTTCCAAACTTTGCTTTGTAAAAATTAGGAGCCCCAGCCTGTAATGACCCTTTTTGTTGGTTATAGATTTGCAGGGCTTCTACAAGCTGCAATAAGAAACTCGTAGAGTTCTACGATGTCAGAGCAGCAGAAGCAGCACTATATGACCTTAATAAGGGTGCTATCTCAGGCCCAAAAATCAAGGCTGAAGTTAGCAATCCTGGAGGGACAATTTTTGGGTAATTTGTGCTGTGTACTGCTGCCTTTATTCGTACGGGATTGGTGTAGTGCGGGGATCTAATATACTGTCTCTGTTCCTACCAGCTTGAGACAACAGTATCCGAGAGAGTGGAAGCTTGATGGTTCCCCTCGCCAGCCTAGAAACTCTCCACCTGGGACCATTGGTACGATACATGACTAAACGTATTTGTCGTATTCATCAGATTCTACATTTCATTTTGTCTAAACATTTTGCAACATTACCTTGGACATGTCAAACAGGAGGCCCTAGAAGTCATGAGAGCAGCACCCTGCATAATTTATTTTCTCCGGTTAGTCCGCAATTGGATAGATCAACCCATGGCATCGCTTCAAGTGGCCCTCAGAAGCTGTCGTCGCCTATCAGAATTGAACCTACACGCCAGTACAATAATCAAGCTGCTATTAGTGAACTTGGCGGATCGCTTGGTCAAGGCAACTTTGGGCATGGAATGCAGATGTTCCACCCACACTCACTGCCGGAGTCTCAAAATGGTATTTGTAACATCTCCAAGTCCATGACATCAAGTGGCAGGAGTGCTGGCTTCAGAGTGGATGGAGTGGATTACAGTCATCTCCAGAAAGTGGGTTCTGGTAGCCTTCATGGTCATTCCTTTGATCAAAATAATGAAGGTAAAACTCCTCGGCTTGCACTGCTTTTCATTGTCTCCTGTAAACCTTTGTTTTTACCTGTTCAGCATGGATTTGTAAAGTCGCTGCTTTCTATAGTTTTGTTACTAGTGTTGTAACAAATAATAACTTGATCTATTCCATAGGCTTCTAGATCAATATATGTGCATGTACAGAAAGAAATAAATAGGAGAGTCCTACAATACAACTATCTCTGACAACTAGGACAATTTCAGTTAACACATCAGTACTGTTGGAATGCTCAGTACCATGATAGAAATATGTTGAAGCATGTAGCAAATGTTATATACTTCATGGAGATTGTTCATTTCTATTTGAAACTAAATAAACATAAAACATTTCCTTTTGCAGCATTTGGGCCTGCTGGAGTTGGAAGTTTTCCCCTCAATGGACACCACTACAGTTGGAATAACTCAAATGCTTTTCCTCAAAGTCCCTCCTCTCCAATGCTGTGGTCGAATGTGCAGCACCCAGGGCACATGCATGGTTATCCTGGTGTTGTGCCACCTCACACACTGAATAATGGTGCTTATCCTATGGATCAGCACCACATGGGTTCAGCTCCAAACAATGGAGGCAGTTTCAGAAACGCGCGCTCTGTTCATCCAGGGTCTCTTGGGAGTGTAGGGTTTCCTGGTAGCCCTCAGATGTATCCATCAGATGTCCCTGTCTTCGCACCTGCCAGGGGAAGTTACAGGGAGACCATGTTCTCCCCAGTTGGCGCTGGATTCCCATCGCTGCAACAAATGTGCAATGCAATGAACAGAAGGAACCCTATGGTCCAGGTTTCCGCTTCCTATGATGCTACAAATGAGCGGATGAGGAACCGCAGACATGATGGAAACGCTGTCCAGCCAGAAAATAAAAGGCTATTTGAGCTTGACATTGAACGCATAGCAAAGCGTGAAGACCCACGCACCACGCTGATGATCAAAAACATTCCTAACAAGTACGATTGCACTGCTTTCGGGCTTCTTCTTTCACATTAATGAGGTGCCCTTTTTCTGTGGACTCACACTTGATGTGCTCTCAACAGGTACAACTGTAAACTGCTTCTGGGCGTCATTGATGAGAATCACCGTGGAACCTATGATTTCGTCTACCTTCCGATTGACTTCAAGGTAAGTTCTTTCTCCTAGTGTGAAGGTTGGAACTTGCGGCAGAATTTCTAGGCACTGACGCTGCAATCTATGCTTTCCTCAGAACAAATGCAACGTGGGCTATGCTTTCATCAACATGACCGATCCGCAGCACATAATTCCCTTTTACAAGGTATATATGTACACCCTGACCTTACTAGCTGATAGCAACTTGTAAGAGCTATATCCTGTTCACCAATTCAGTATACATTTGAAGAGAAAAACTTGACATCTTTGTAGATTTTAACAAGATTCTTCACATATTACATTGTGTTTTGCTTGGTATGCATTTGTTAATTTCGCTTGGCAACTAACTGGAGGCACAATTTTCTGCAGACATTTAATGGCAAGAGATGGGAAAAATTCAACAGCGAGAAGGTGGCAACACTCGCGTATGCTAGAATCCAGGGCAGGAATGAATTGGTTTCTCATTTTCGGAATTCTAGCCTGATGAATGAAGACAAATGGTGCCGCCCTATACTCTTCCACAAGGATGGTCCGAACGCAGGGGAGCAGGTATGAGTTCATTTCTGTAGAACAGTTCAGTTTAGATAGTAGACACCATACTGGTTTTCTTGTCGCGAATGCATTGCCCAATTTCATAGATCTGTTTATGTGTGCGATCACAGTAGTCAGTTAAACACTTGTACATGTTCTAACAATATCTTCTGATGATGCAAAGTGGTTGACCTGGAGGTTTATTCATGtttctattttttttgttttgttttggccAGGAACCTTTCCCTGTGGGGAACAACATCCGGCCTAGGTCCGGGAGGAACAGGCCGCTCCACAGCGCGGACACCAGAGGAGACGCGAGCCTGTCGACCTCGCCTAACCAGGAGAACTCCAGCCGCAGGGCTAACGCGGCCGAGGGCGATGACTCGATCTTCGCTCACTAACTGGAGGACGGAGAAGAAGCTGCAATAAACTATCCCCGGTtttgctatttatttttctcCCCGGCAAGGCTGGGGCATGTAGCGAGTTCGAACGGTCTGCTGGCGATTCGCCGTAAGTAAGCTGCGCAAGGGCGCCCTCGTGCTTGCCCCGCCGACGAACTAGAGTTCGGACGGGTGCGAGGAGGGACGGCGAAGTGCGCAAGAGGTGATGTGCGTTTTGGGTGTGTGTTCTGAGGGTTGGAAGCTTGTACAGTTGAGTTGGAGGGGTGTTGAATGCTGATCTGACCTGGATGTTTTTAATTTAAACTTGGTTAATTTTGCTCGGATTATCTTCTGATCTTGCTATTTTTGCTTTGTGTGAGTGCCATGATTGGGTGTCTAAATGCTTCTACTGATCATGGCAATGTGATGGCGTAACATGAACACTGATGCAACCCCTATAGCTACCCCAAAACGTTTGAAGTTCTATATTTGTACCAATTCAAACATCTCCAAGTGAAGATGCTTGAGTTAAGACAAACCAAGAACTTCAAATATTTGCCGGTGTGTCTTTGTATGGTTAAGTAtgttggttgtgtgcatcctaACTATGATGAAGTTGGGTGTGGGCTCATCGTGTGTATTCTCTAGAGCCAATAAAATATATAGAAAACAAATTTGCAGTGGGGTTTTACCCTAGTATTTCCCTTACAGTTTGTTTGGTAACTTTTGGGATGAGGAATAGGAATTTAGATGAGGGAGTTGTAATGGAGATTAGACATGAAAAGTGTAATTTTATTCCCAATCCCATGTTTGATATTTGATGAATATTACACGTGGGAATTTGAGACGGATCTTTATTCCCTTGTTTGCTTAGTGGGAACTCGTAGCGAAACAACCCAAAGATCATAAACATAAGTTACGGTGAAAGGACGAGATGTTCTCTATAAATTAATTCCCTCTTAATTCTCACCCCCTTCCCCGTTAATAAAATGATGGGAATTAAACTCTAAACTCTTACACCCACTGAGTCCCTCATAAATTCTCATCCCCTCCAAGCAAACAGGTAAGACCAACTCCAACCGTCGATCCCAAATGGACGTTTGATTTGTCCGGATTTCGTTCGTTTGGGTCGGCAAAATGGACGGTCGTGTCCAGTTTTCGGCTCTACCGATTTGTGCACCCAACCAGGCGGCCGCATCTCAAAATGTCCGGCTAGGAGGTTCGAAAAAAAGCATGCCACACATTTAAAAACATAAAGATAAACTTAATTAAACATTACTAAAATCTAAAGAAGTCCACAAAAGTCCCGGCCGCTTATTAAACTTAAGTTAACATTTAAAAGTCATAAAAAAAGCTTCGATGCCATCGCCGTCTTCACGCGCCACCGTCATCCTTGTCGTCGTCCATGGTGAGGTCGACGTACGGCGGTGGATGCAAGAGGTGGGCTGGTGGCCCCTGTGGTGGTTGCCCGTCGGAGGAGCCTGCACCACTTCTTCCTGTGGCGAGGAATGCTCTCATGAGCGTGGTGGCGTGGGTGCCCATGGCTCAGCACCCACCCAGTCGGCCATCTCCAACACCGTCGACGACCACGTCCACCTCTGGCCTAACAGGCATGGGTTCCACACTGCGATAGGCGGCTCCTCCAGCACCTCCTCCTTCACCTCCTCCTTGACAGCCATGTCCAGCTCCGGGATGGCAACGTCGCCGGCCGCAGAGAGGGCCATCATCATTTTGAGGCCCTCCCATTGGGCCTCGTCCTGGGTGCGGACGAGTCCTCCATCACCCGCCTCATGAGCTTcgcctcctcctcgtcggtcATGGAAGGTGGCGATGGCGGGGACAGGGAGCGAGACGGCGTCGGCGTGAGGCCGCGCACCCGCACATGCTCGTATGACTGGGGCGGGCTGAGAGCACGCGTGTGGCGGCAAGGCGCGCCCGTGCTGGGCTCGGAGGACGACCGGCAAAAAAAAGATTGCCGCCGTAGGTCGTGCTCGTCGCGGAACCACGTATCCCACAACAGGGAATCGACAGCGTACCTGCGGTCGTAGAGCAGATCTGGTGGCAGGCGGACACGTCGACAGTCGATCTCCTCACGACGGGCGTGGCCGCTCACCTTGACCGGCGGGATGGGCACTCGATTTGCGGAGAGATGTCAGTTGTTGGGGAGGTGAACGTCGCTCCTGGGGAGCAGCGTCCCCGTCTCCCAATAACGGCGGCATATGTCTGTGTGGACGTATGGCCGGGCGCGCATTGGGGCCATCGGCGCCGAGATGCTAAACGTTGCGGGCGCGAAGTTGGTGGAGCTGCGGCGGCCAGAGGAGGAACCAGCCTCGTGGTCGTGCCTTCCCTTGCGGCCGGAGTTCCACCATACTATGGCGGCCGGTTaggaggtggaggagaggaggagcggCGAGCTAGGGTCTGGTGTCGAGGTTTGAGGAGGCACACGGGGACGGGACTGGAAGCGTGGACTAGCCCATCCATGGCTTCCACATTAAGAAGGACGACAACCGCTATGGATGGGTGGCTAGCAGGTGGATCCGCCCACTCTTGCGCAGTAAATGTGGGTCGTTGGAGGTAGGTAGGCGGCCGATAGGCAGAGCGCGAGACAAACGAGGAGCGGTCGCGTGGGCATCCGTTCGGTGTCCGTTTGGACTCAAACGGGCCGCAAGTTTGCGCCGGAAATGGATCGAGCCAAACGCCAAACGGACATATTTTATGGATAGGGTCACGCGTTGGGCCGTCTCGTTTGTCCGTCTGGGCCAAAACGGACAAGGCCAAACATTTTGCGATCATGCATTGGAGTTGGCCTAATTTATATCTTTCCACTCCAACCAAACAAGTAACTTTGTAGCTTACAACCCTGAATTCCCATTCCATACATAATTACCCCCAACAAAACAAGCTGTATTAGAAAAAGACAAGAGACATTTGTTTAGGAGAGATGCCTCCCAAACAGGCACATCGATCTCCGTCTCATTCCATCCAGATTTACAAGGTTTGGTTTTTTGAACAAAAACTAATATGCCATGTATTTTGAAAAGTTGTAGGAATATAGTATAACGCAAAAGCACTGCCAACCAAAAGTTGTAAATAGTTCAAGCATAATCATCATAACCATTACCTGATAGATAATATCCAGGATCCATATAGCAGGAGGGGGTACGGTACGGTATCAACTTAACTACAAGGTTCCGACCCAAAACGGCTGCCAGCGGCAGCATCAGCAACCAAGTTCCAATTCCAGTCTCCAGACAAGAGACAAATAGATAAAGCAGTCTTGCAAATGTAAAACTATATATATAATAATACACGACCAGCCAAAAAACggagcttcttcttcaatggTGGGCATCGGCCTCGGCGCCGCTCCTCCTCCACCGCCGCCTTCAGTTGTCGGCCTTGGTGTTGCTCCTGGTCCTGGAAGCAGGGCTCCCACCAgccaccaccacgccgccgctCCTGGTCGCACGGCGAGGGGTGCTCGCAGCAGCAGGGGTCTCCTCAGCTGCAGCAGCAGGGCTTGCCTTCTTCCTCTTACCGCCACCAGCTGcggcggccttc is drawn from Aegilops tauschii subsp. strangulata cultivar AL8/78 chromosome 1, Aet v6.0, whole genome shotgun sequence and contains these coding sequences:
- the LOC109750488 gene encoding protein MEI2-like 3 — protein: MVIASGVIDRGHLSSFGGPPPDSTSSSFFSEDLVPTERQVGFWKSESMVDQRGSKPAFASPLEKIHPTGANPEGSLEQTGGQVFKGLDALRLSKAMGQGNASSSPSVSWGDMLTTPGSRFGLSARDAAIAGTASGNSRIMAIGVCGQSADTLSFICEGDEALGSMEEVEAQTIGDLLPTDDDLISGVIDGFELSGLSINQDDADEDIFGTGGGMELENDDSISIKGARNLEGSSKCHFPGEHHINKCPSRTLFVTNINTNILDSDLRVLFQQYGDVHKLYTCKEHGYVTVSYYDIRAAQNAMRALHGKPLGLVKLDVQFCIPKGTASDKDISKGVLVVSNIEPSVSNDDLLQALTVYGDVKEICRASTSCNKKLVEFYDVRAAEAALYDLNKGAISGPKIKAEVSNPGGTIFGLRQQYPREWKLDGSPRQPRNSPPGTIGGPRSHESSTLHNLFSPVSPQLDRSTHGIASSGPQKLSSPIRIEPTRQYNNQAAISELGGSLGQGNFGHGMQMFHPHSLPESQNGICNISKSMTSSGRSAGFRVDGVDYSHLQKVGSGSLHGHSFDQNNEAFGPAGVGSFPLNGHHYSWNNSNAFPQSPSSPMLWSNVQHPGHMHGYPGVVPPHTLNNGAYPMDQHHMGSAPNNGGSFRNARSVHPGSLGSVGFPGSPQMYPSDVPVFAPARGSYRETMFSPVGAGFPSLQQMCNAMNRRNPMVQVSASYDATNERMRNRRHDGNAVQPENKRLFELDIERIAKREDPRTTLMIKNIPNKYNCKLLLGVIDENHRGTYDFVYLPIDFKNKCNVGYAFINMTDPQHIIPFYKTFNGKRWEKFNSEKVATLAYARIQGRNELVSHFRNSSLMNEDKWCRPILFHKDGPNAGEQEPFPVGNNIRPRSGRNRPLHSADTRGDASLSTSPNQENSSRRANAAEGDDSIFAH